In the Pseudomonadota bacterium genome, one interval contains:
- the ric gene encoding iron-sulfur cluster repair di-iron protein, whose translation MRRLSGWPRDVQDARRVQRMFQASQTVAEIATRHPESVRVFQRLGIDFCCGGGLSLSEACAKKGLAVTATLEALDSEAQRGLREAPPPVEGRLADLVTYLLDTHHVFTRQELERLAPLADKVARVHGERHSELVEVRALFVALSDDLVSHLAKEEQILFPYIKARELAQLEGGPEPSRCFGDVDGPVAVMRMEHETAGDILRRLRTVTGGYAPPPDACGSYRALYHGLEALEADLHTHIHLENNVLFPRALALEGR comes from the coding sequence ATGAGACGCCTCTCGGGCTGGCCGCGAGACGTTCAGGATGCACGGAGGGTTCAACGCATGTTTCAGGCAAGTCAGACGGTGGCCGAGATCGCCACCCGCCATCCGGAATCTGTGCGCGTGTTTCAGCGCCTCGGCATCGACTTCTGCTGCGGCGGCGGTCTTTCGCTCTCGGAAGCCTGCGCGAAGAAGGGGCTTGCCGTCACCGCGACGCTCGAGGCGCTCGACAGCGAGGCGCAGCGGGGGCTCAGAGAAGCACCGCCTCCCGTGGAGGGGCGCCTCGCCGACCTCGTCACCTACCTGCTCGATACGCATCATGTGTTCACCCGACAGGAGCTGGAGAGACTCGCTCCCCTGGCCGATAAGGTGGCACGGGTGCACGGCGAGCGGCATTCCGAGCTGGTCGAGGTGCGCGCACTGTTCGTCGCGCTCAGTGATGATCTGGTTTCTCATCTCGCCAAGGAGGAGCAGATCCTGTTTCCCTACATCAAGGCCCGAGAGCTCGCCCAGCTCGAGGGCGGGCCCGAGCCGTCGCGCTGCTTTGGCGATGTGGATGGCCCGGTTGCGGTGATGCGCATGGAGCACGAGACGGCCGGCGATATCCTCAGAAGGCTGCGCACGGTTACCGGTGGCTATGCCCCTCCGCCGGACGCGTGCGGCAGCTATCGCGCGCTGTATCATGGGCTGGAGGCGCTGGAGGCCGACCTGCACACGCACATCCATCTCGAGAACAACGTGCTCTTCCCGCGAGCCCTCGCGCTCGAAGGGCGGTAG